A DNA window from Megalobrama amblycephala isolate DHTTF-2021 linkage group LG11, ASM1881202v1, whole genome shotgun sequence contains the following coding sequences:
- the igfbp1a gene encoding insulin-like growth factor-binding protein 1a, with product MNRLLLNFFWVAAFSALLSAPGLRASPVVGQEPIRCAPCSPERLAECPAVDAGCEEVLREPGCGCCLACALKRGDPCGIYTAPCGSGLRCLPKPGEARPLHALTRGQAVCTETPEPDQSQSDTTPDHPESNNGAMSVNEGSSAVFVPGHGKPFDPRVITAKESMKAKVNAIRKKLVEQGPCHMELQTALDKITKSQQKLGDKMTRFYLPNCDKHGLYKVKQCESSLDGQRGKCWCVSSWNGKKIPGSSDLPADAECPEELNH from the exons ATGAACAGACTGCTTCTGAACTTTTTCTGGGTGGCAGCATTCAGCGCACTCCTTTCAGCGCCGGGGCTCCGGGCTTCCCCAGTGGTTGGGCAGGAACCTATCCGCTGCGCCCCGTGCTCCCCGGAGCGGCTGGCCGAGTGTCCTGCGGTGGATGCCGGCTGTGAGGAGGTGCTTCGAGAGCCGGGCTGCGGCTGCTGCCTCGCCTGCGCGTTGAAGAGAGGTGACCCGTGCGGGATCTACACTGCGCCCTGCGGCTCGGGGCTCCGCTGCTTGCCGAAACCTGGAGAAGCCCGACCCCTGCACGCTCTCACCCGAGGACAGGCGGTGTGCACTGAGACCCCCGAGCCTGATCAGAGCCAAAGCGACACAACGCCAG ATCATCCTGAGTCCAACAACGGGGCAATGTCCGTGAATGAAGGCAGCTCAGCGGTCTTCGTGCCCGGGCACGGCAAGCCCTTCGACCCGCGGGTCATCACTGCTAAAGAGAGCATGAAGGCCAAAGTCAACGCTATACGCAAGAAACTGGTGGAGCAG GGTCCTTGTCATATGGAACTGCAGACGGCCCTTGACAAGATCACTAAATCACAGCAGAAACTGGGAGACAAAATGACCAGATTCTACCTTCCCAATTGCGACAAACACGGTCTATACAAAGTCAAACAG TGTGAATCGTCTCTGGATGGTCAGAGGGGGAAGTGTTGGTGTGTGTCATCCTGGAATGGGAAGAAGATTCCTGGATCAAGTGACCTGCCAGCAGATGCCGAGTGTCCCGAGGAACTCAACCACTGA
- the igfbp3 gene encoding insulin-like growth factor-binding protein 3, translated as MTGLCALCLTALLAAFARLAESVSPVVRCEPCDDGAMVLCKPLPRDCAEPVKEPGCGCCMTCPLTEGQACGVYTGRCGTGLSCQHRPGESKPLQALLEGRGVCAKAPDKKQSGSPAHGQDNPEEEGEEQISNGTGATGVRGAETIQLTTVVSGDTQGGLRTPLEPKDPMLQSNKLEVLQKGQTKKTQSYKVPVSSGVHTDNHNFSQELKRESEYGPCRREMESIIKIFKISSVLNARGFRIPNCDQKGFYKKKQCRPSKGRKRGHCWCVDKYGQSIPGYEEKEKVHCYNMETK; from the exons ATGACGGGACTGTGTGCGCTCTGCCTGACCGCGCTGCTCGCAGCATTCGCCCGGCTGGCTGAAAGCGTCAGCCCAGTGGTCCGCTGCGAGCCGTGTGACGACGGGGCGATGGTGCTGTGCAAACCGTTGCCTCGGGACTGCGCCGAGCCGGTAAAGGAGCCGGGCTGCGGGTGCTGCATGACTTGCCCGCTCACCGAGGGCCAGGCGTGCGGAGTGTACACGGGGCGCTGCGGTACCGGGCTGAGCTGTCAACATCGCCCCGGGGAGAGCAAACCTCTGCAGGCTCTGCTGGAGGGACGGGGCGTGTGTGCGAAGGCACCGGACAAAAAGCAAAGCGGCAGTCCAGCGCATGGACAGG ATAACCCTGAGGAGGAAGGAGAGGAACAAATCTCCAATGGTACCGGGGCAACAGGCGTCAGGGGGGCTGAGACGATCCAGCTCACAACAGTTGTTTCCGGGGACACGCAGGGAGGTCTAAGGACGCCGTTAGAGCCCAAAGATCCTATGCTACAGTCCAATAAACTGGAGGTGCTCCAAAAAGGTCAAACCAAGAAAACCCAGAGCTATAAAGTACCAGTTTCCAGCGGGGTCCATACAGATAATCACAACTTCAGTCAGGAGTTGAAGAGAGAATCTGAATAT gGTCCGTGTCGTCGGGAAATGGAGAGTATTATAAAGATTTTTAAGATCTCAAGTGTGCTGAACGCAAGAGGCTTCCGCATTCCAAACTGTGACCAAAAGGGTTTCTACAAGAAAAAACAG TGCCGTCCATCCAAAGGGCGCAAAAGAGGTCACTGCTGGTGCGTGGACAAGTACGGACAGTCTATACCCGGCTATGAAGAAAAGGAGAAAGTCCACTGCTATAACATGGAGACGAAGTga